A single region of the Ciconia boyciana chromosome 13, ASM3463844v1, whole genome shotgun sequence genome encodes:
- the RPS2 gene encoding small ribosomal subunit protein uS5 codes for MADDAGAAGGAGAARGGFRGGFGTGLRGRGRGRGRGRGRGRGARGGKAEDKEWIPVTKLGRLVKDMKIKSLEEIYLFSLPIKESEIIDFFLGSSLKDEVLKIMPVQKQTRAGQRTRFKAFVAIGDYNGHVGLGVKCSKEVATAIRGAIILAKLSIVPVRRGYWGNKIGKPHTVPCKVTGRCGSVLVRLIPAPRGTGIVSAPVPKKLLMMAGIDDCYTSARGCTATLGNFAKATFDAISKTYSYLTPDLWKETVFTKSPYQEFTDHLAKTHTRVSVQRTQAAAVATT; via the exons ATGGCGGACGACGCCGGTGCTGCGGGAGGTGCAGGAGCGGCCCGAGGGGGCTTCCGCGGCGGCTTCGGGaccgggctgcggggccgcgggcgcGGCCGCGGTAGGGGCCGAGGGAGAGGCCGCGGGGCTCGTGGAGGCAAGGCCGAAGATAAGGAA TGGATTCCTGTCACCAAGCTTGGTCGCCTGGTCAAGGATATGAAGATCAAGTCTCTTGAGGAGATCTATCTCTTCTCACTTCCAATCAAG GAGTCAGAGATCATTGATTTCTTCCTGGGGTCTTCTCTGAAAGATGAGGTTTTGAAGATCATGCCTGTCCAGAAACAGACTCGTGCTGGTCAGCGCACCAGGTTTAAG GCTTTTGTAGCTATTGGGGACTACAACGGCCACGTTGGTCTTGGCGTTAAATGCTCTAAAGAAGTTGCCACTGCTATTCGTGGGGCAATCATTTTGGCCAAATTATCCATCGTACCCGTACGAAGAGGCTACTGGGGGAACAAGATCGGCAAGCCCCACACCGTGCCTTGCAAG GTCACTGGCCGGTGTGGGTCTGTCCTGGTGCGTCTGATCCCCGCTCCCCGTGGTACAGGGATTGTGTCTGCCCCTGTCCCCAAGAAGCTGCTGATGATGGCTGGTATCGATGACTGTTACACCTCGGCCAGGGGCTGCACTGCCACCCTCGGCAACTTTG CTAAAGCCACCTTCGATGCCATCTCCAAGACCTACAGTTATCTGACCCCTGACCTCTGGAAAGAGACTGTGTTCACCAAGTCTCCTTACCAG gagtTCACTGATCATCTGGCAAAGACCCACACCAGAGTCTCGGTGCAGAGAAcccaagcagctgctgtggcaaCAACTTAA
- the NDUFB10 gene encoding NADH dehydrogenase [ubiquinone] 1 beta subcomplex subunit 10 produces the protein MPEDRDWEAYKVPPTRTPVSERTTSVPNPVIFFQTVFNYVVDAPVTFVREWIERQQAKNKFYYYHQKFRRVPDLSECLEGDYLCFFEAEAQWRRDRMVDQEIVEIVRERLGACKQREGPNQFQNCAKEVEQLAQVTKAYQDRYGDLGVHGNARTCLMKQKHRMMEERKAQASESQ, from the exons atgccGGAGGACAGGGACTGGGAGGCGTACAAGGTGCCGCCGACCCGCACCCCCGTCTCCGAGAGGACCACGTCGGTGCCCAACCCGGTCATCTTCTTCCAGACCGTCTTCAACTATGTCGTCGACGCGCCCGTCACCTTCGTCCGAG AGTGGATCGAGCGCCAGCAAGCCAAGAACAAGTTCTACTATTACCACCAGAAGTTTCGCCGTGTGCCCGACCTGAGCGAGTGTCTGGAGGGCGACTACCTCTGCTTCTTCGAGGCCGAAGCACAGTGGAGGAGGGACAG GATGGTTGATCAGGAAATCGTGGAGATAGTCCGGGAGAGGCTAGGTGCGTGCAAGCAGAGGGAAGGACCCAACCAGTTCCAGAACTGCGCCAAGGAGGTGGAGCAGCTGGCGCAGGTCACCAAGGCCTACCAGGACAGAT aCGGTGATCTTGGTGTCCATGGAAATGCAAGGACGTGCCTGATGAAGCAGAAGCACAGGAtgatggaggagaggaaggcacAAGCAAGTGAGTCTCAGTAG